The sequence below is a genomic window from Streptomyces sp. NBC_00582.
CGCGAACGAACTGCCGTACGGACTCGCCGCGTACGGCTTCACCCGGTCCGCCGCGACCGCCGAGCGGCTGGCGGGCGAGCTGGAGGCCGGGATCCTCTCCCTCAACCACTGCGGCGGCTCGGTGCACGAGGCGCCGTCGGGCGGGGTGAAGGAGAGCGGTTACGGCCGTGAGGGCGGGCCCGAGGCTTTGGACGCCTACCTCGTCACCAAGCGCGTCTCCCACCTGCTGGTGCCATGAGGTACGCGCGCGTCCGGGTCGACGGCCGCCCGGTGTGGGGGCTGGTGGGGGAGGAGGACGTCGAGCTGCTGTCCGGGTCCCCCATCGAGGGCGAACCGGACGTCGTCGGCGCGGTCGCCCGCTCGACCGCCGTATGGCTGCCGCCCGTCGTGCCGCCCGTCTTCTACGCGGTCGGTATGAACTACCCGCGGCACATCGCCCACGCCGGCGTCGAGACCCCCGCCCGGCCCGAGATCGGCTACCGGGCCAACAACGCCCTCACCGGGCACGGCTCGCCGATCGTCAAGCCCGCCGAGGTCGAGGGCCGCTTCGAGGCAGAACCCGAACTCGTCGCCGTCATCGGCCGTACGCTGCGGCACGCCACCCACGAGGAGGCGCGGGGGGCCGTCTTCGGCTGGACGATCGGCAACGACGTCAGCGCTCGCACCTGGCAGCACAGCGACCGCACCTTCTGGCGCAGCAAGAACAGCGACACGTTCAAGCCGATGGGGCCCTGGATCGAGACCGACGTCGACGCCCTCGCCCAGACGACGACCATGCGGGTCAACGGCGAGATCCGCGCCCAATTCCCCACCGGCGACATGGTGTTCGACCCCTTCGACTACCTCGTCCAGATGACCAGACACCTCACCGTGCACCCCGGCGACGTGCTGTGGATGGGCGCCGAGTCCGTCTGCCGGATCGAGCCCGGCGACACCGTGGACGTCGAGATCAGCGGCATCGGCGTGCTGTCCAACCCCGTACAACTCGAAGGGAATCAGCCATGAGCAAGGAACCCCGCTACATCCACCACGTCAACTTCCCCACCACCGACCCCGACCGCACCGCCGAGTGGTACACCAAGGTCTTCGGGATGAAGCGGATCATGCCCAAGTCCAACACCCGCGTGGTGCTGATGACCCGGGGCAACTTCGACCTGCACTTCACCCCGGTCGAGGAGATGGAGCGCATGGCGCCCTACCACTTCGCCGTCGAGGTCGACGACTGGGACGAGTTCCTCGCCCACCTCACTGAGCTGGGCATCCGCCACACCCGGCCGATCGAGCGCCCCGAGAACCAGTCCAAGTTCTGCTACATCCACGACCCCGACCACACCATGATCGAGCTCGTCTACCACGGTCGCCGCCCCAACTAATCCTGCGCGTATGGGAGTTCATTCTTATGCCCATTGCCGACTCCGACGGCACCTCCATCTACTACGAGCGCCACGGCAGCGGTCCGGCGATCCTGTTCGTGCACGGCAGCGGCGGCCACCACGCCGCCTGGTGGCAACAAGTGGCCGCACTGCGCGAGGAGTTCACGGTCTTCACCGTCGACCTGCGCGGCTTCGGCAAATCCGACTCGTCCATGGACGAGTTCGACGGCCAGGACTTCCCCGGTGACGTCGTCGCCGTCCTCGACCAGGAGGACATCACCGACGCGATGCTCGTCGGCCAGTCCATCGGCTCGGTCGCCGCCCTGCGCGCCGGACTTCTGCGCCCCCACCGCGTCTCCTCCGTCGTCCTCGGTCACTCCCTCGGCGGCATCAGCCACCCCGAGCTGAGGGAACTGGCCGCCGCCGACCGCGCCGAGGCCGTCAAGCTGCCCGTCATCGACCGGCTGCTGACCAAGGAGTTCCAGACCGGCCGCGCCGACCTCACCTTCCTGTTCCAGCAGATGGGCACGTTCAACGTCGCCAGGATGCAGGACCTGCGCAACCTCGACACCGACGGCCCCAGCCTGGAGGAGATCCAGGCCTCCGGCGTCAAGGTCGCCTTCCTGGCCGGCGAGAAGGACGCGGTGCTCAGCGTGAAGACCGTGACCCGCGCCCACGAACTCCTCCCCGACTCGCACCTGGAGATCGTCGAGGGCGCCCCGCACTCCATGTACTGGGAGACACCGGACAAGTACAACGCGGCGGTCGCCCGCCTGCGCCGCACCCTCACCGCACCGAAGGAAGCCGCATGACCAGCCTCACCCTGGACGCCGCCGAGGAGATCATCGACGCCGCCCACAAGCGCGCTCAGGCCATCGGCAAGGCGGTGAGCGTCGCGGTCGTGGACGCCGGCGGCTTCCCGATCGCCATCCGCCGCCCCGACGGCGCCCGTCCGCTCACCCCCGACATCGCCCGCGCCAAGGCCTACACCGCGGCCATCATGCAGCGTCCAGGCAAGATGCTGAAGAAGTGGCAGGAGAGCCAGCCGGTCTTCTTCTCCCAGCTCTCCCAGCTGCCCGGCGCGGCCCTGCCGATCATGGCCACCGAGGGCAGCGTCACCATCAAGAAGGACGGCGAGATCATCGGCGGCCTCGGCATCGCCGGTGGCACCGCGGACGAGGACCAGCAGATCGCCGAGGAGGTCCTGCGGTCCCTCGGCTACGAACTTGAGTTCGCCGCCTGGGGCGTTTCCGGCAAGCCTTCAGACAAGGACGCGTGAGCCATGGCGGACACCTTCAACTACCGCATCGACCACCACGGCAGCCTGGTCCGCCCGAACGACCTCGCGACCGTCGGCGTGGAACAGGCGGTCCAGGACGCGGTCGCCTACCAGCGCAAGCTGCGCTCGACCGTGGTGACCGACGGCGACTTCCCCCGTGAGGACTTCCGCAGCGCGGTCTTCGGCGCTGTGTCGGGCTTCCGCCGTACGGACGAGGTAGGCCCCGACGGCCTGACCCGCTGGGTCGCCGAGTCGTTGCCCAAGGCCAACGGCCCGCTCGTCGCGGACTGGGCGGAGCGGCTCGCCTCGCTGACGGTGATCGCGCCGAAGGTCTCGCTGCCGTCGCCGGCGTACCTCGCGGCCACTGCCTACCAGGAGGGCCTCGGCCCGTCCTCCGCCCGCGAGTTGGGCGAGGCCCTGGCCGAGATCATCCGGGCCGAGATCGAGCTGCTGGTCTCCAAGGGCGTACGCCTGATCCAGCTCAACAACCCACTGCTGCTGGACACCGCGACAGGCGCCTTGTCCTTCGAGGACGCGCTGGCCGTCGACGCCCTGGCGGTGCGCCTGGACGAACGCCCCGAGGCCGTACGGATCGCGATGTCACCGGGCTGGACGGCCCCCACCACCGTCGACCCGGCCCGTGCCGAGCAGCTCTACGCCGGAATCCCGGCCGACCGCTGGATCCTCCCCTTCGACCAGGGCACCGCGGCCGAACTGGCCCTGGTCAGGGCGCTGCCGGAGGACCGCGACTTCTGCCTGGGCGTGGTGGACGCGACCACGCCCGAGCTGGAGGACATCGACACGGTGATGGAACGCCTGGACGCGGTGGGCGAGTTCAAAGACCTGGAGGACGGCGCCGTATCCCCGTCGAGGGGTTTCGCGGACGTGGCGAACAGGCCCCTGCTGACCGCCGAGGCCCAGCGCAAGAAGCTGGTGTTGGTCGAGACGATCGCCCGTTACGTCTGGGGCAACGAGTTCTGAGGTCAAGGGGCCGGGCTTGCCCGGCCCCCTTCTCGGCTCAGAGTGACTCGGCGAAGGTCACAGAGCGATCCGTGAGCAACGGCCACACGGTCTCCACGATCAACTCCCTGAAGTGGTCGGCGGCCTTGTGCGCCTCGAACCCGTCCTGGTCCGCGTACTGCTCGTACAGCACGAAGCTGCCCTGCTCGCCGACCTCCGCGTGCACCTCGTAGGCCAGATTCGCCGGCTCCGCACGCGTGTGCTCCCGCACCTTCAGCAGCGCGGCACGCACCGTGGCCTCGTCGGCGGGGTCGCAGTGGTAACGGGCGATGACTGTGTAGGCCATCGGTGTCCTCCTCGTGATCTCGGGTCCGCCGATTCCAACACGGATCATGCGCCCGCCGACCCGCGCACGGCGCAACCAATGCCTGCTGCCACGGGGCTGGTGGCACTGCCCCCACCTGGTGTGTTGTCGCAGTCCGCACCCCTGTGGCCGTAAAAGGAAGTGACCCCCGCATGCGAACCCTGGAAACCCTCTCCGGCGGCGAGTGGGTGGCGACCGGCGAGTGGATCGACGTCCACGACCCGGCCGACGTCCGTGTCCCCGTCGCCCGTGTCCCCGCCCTCGCCGCCAAGGACGTCACCCGGGCCTACGACCACGCCGAGCGCGGCTTCGGCGTCTGGAAGCGCACCAGCCCCTTCGAACGGTCCCGGGTCTTCTCCGAGGCGGCCCGGCTGATCCGGGAGCGGGTCGAGGAGATCGCCGCGGACGTCACCGCGGAGAACGGCAAGACGCTGACCGAGGCGACCGGCGAGACGCTGAAGGCGGCCGACTTCCTGGAGTACTACGCCGGTCTCGCCCGCCAGGGCTACGGCACCCTCCTGCACGACGTACGCCCCAACCACCGTACGCACACCCAGCGTGAGCCGATCGGCGTGATCCTGGTGATCAGCCCCTGGAACGACCCGCTGATCACCCCGGCCCGCAAGCTGGCCCCGCTGCTCGCCGCCGGCAACGCGGCCGTGTTCAAGCCGGCCACCGAGACACCCTTGTCGGGCCTGCACTTCGCGCGCGCCCTGCACGACGCGGGCCTGCCGGCCGGTGTCCTCAACGTCGTCACGGGCCGTACCGCCGAGATCGAGGAGGCGCTCCTCGACGACCCGCGCATCGTCGGCATCACCTTCACCGGCTCCAACGAGGTCGGCAACCGCATCCGCCGCCGTCTCGCCGACCGCAACGTCCGCTTCCAGGGCGAGCTCGGCGGCAAGAACGCGTCCGTCGTCCTGCGCGACGCCCATCTGCCGGCCGCCGCCAAGGCCGTCGTCGCCGCCTCCTTCGGCCAGGCCGGACAGCGCTGCACCGCCACCAGCCGCGTCATCGTCGAGCGGCCGGTGTACGACGAGTTCACCCGGCTGCTGGTCGCCGAGGTCGAGGCGCTCAGGATCGGCCCGGGCAGCGACCCGGCGACCACGCTCTGCCCGCTGTCCAGCCCCAAGCAGCGCGACTCCGTCCTCGCCGACATCGACAAGGCGCTCGCGCAGGGCGCCACCGTTCTCACCGGCGGTACGGCGGACACCGAGGGCGAGCGGGAGCACGGCTGCTACGTCCGGCCCACCGTGCTCGCCGGCATCACCCCCGAGACGGCGATCTGGCGCGAGGAGGTCTTCGGGCCGGTCATCGCGCTCCTCGCCGTCGAGGACTTCGCGACCGCCGTGGAGGCGGTCAACGACTCGGACTTCGGTCTCGCCGCCGCCGTGTTCACCCGCGACCTGGCCAGCGCGTACCGCTTCGCCGACGAGGCCGAGTGCGGTCAGATCGCCATCAACACGACCACCCCCGGCTGGGACGTCCACCTGCCCTTCGGCGGCTTCCGCGACTCCGGTACGGGCTACAAGGAACAGGGCGAGGAAGTCCTGAAGTTCTCCACCCGGGTCAAGACCGTCGCCATCAGCCTCGGGGAGGCCGTGCGTGGCTGACGAGACCGTCGGCATCGTCGGCGCCGGCATCGTGGGCCTGGCCACGGCCCGCGAGATCGCCCTCAGCCGCCCCGGCACCCGGGTCGTGGTCTTCGAGAAGGAGAAGGAGGTCTCCCTCCACCAGACCGGCCACAACTCGGGCGTCGTGCACGCCGGCATCTACTACAAGCCCGGCAGCCTGAAGGCCGACCTGACGGTCCGGGGCGTCTCGCTCCTGCGTGAGTACTGCGCGGACCGCGAACTGCCGTACCGGGAGATCGGCAAGCTCGTCGTGGCCGTGCGCGAGGACGAACTCGGCCGGATGAACGACCTCTACGAGCGTGCCCGCAACAACCACGTGCCCGACCTGAGGAAGATCTCCCGGGCCGAGATCAGGGAGATCGAGCCGAACGCGGGAGGATTCGCGGCCCTGCACTCCCCGCGCACCGCGATCACCGACTACCCGGCGATCGCCCGGGCCTTCGCGAAGGACGTCGTCGACTCCGGGGGCGAGGTGCGGCTGGGCTTCCCGGTCACCTCGCTGACCAATGTGCCGGGCGGCATCGAGGTCGCCTCCGGGCAGGAGAGGGTCCGGGTGGACCGGCTCATCCTGTGCGCCGGCCTCCAGTCGGACGTGGTCGCCGGGCTCGCGCAGGACAAGCGAGAGCCGCGCATCGTCCCGTTCCGGGGCGAGTACATGCTGCTCAGGCCCGAGCGGACGAACTTGGTCCGCGGCCTCATCTACCCGGTGCCGGACCCCCGCTACCCCTTCCTCGGCGTGCACTTCACCCCCCGCGTGGACGGCTCCGTCGAAGTCGGCCCCAACGCGGTCCTGGCCATGGCCAGGGAGGGCTACACCCGCACCCGGGTCTCGCCCAGGGACCTCCTCGGCCTCGCCGCCTACCCGGGCGCCTGGAAGATGGCGGCCCAGCACTGGCGTACCGGAATCAAGGAGTACCGCGGCTCCTTCTTCGCGACGGCCTTCATGAAGGACGCCAAGCTGTACGTGCCCGGCGTCTCCGTGCGGGACGTCGTACGCGGCGGAGCCGGCGTCCGCGCCCAGGCGCTGGACCGAGACGGCACCCTCGTGGACGACTTCCGCATCCATCAGGTCGGCCGCGTCACCGCCGTACGCAACGCCCCCTCGCCCGCCGCGACCGCCTCGATGGCGATCGCCGAACACATCGTCGAAGCCGTGTTCCGAAACCCCGCCGAAATCTGAGAGTTCCCTGCGTACGACGCACTTTCTGGTTGCGCTCCCGGGGGCTCCGCAAGCGCTCACCGCCCGCCTAGCGTTCCTTCCGCACCACCCCACCGCCCCGCTCTACGGAAAGAGTTGAAGACATGTTCGTCGTCGACACCCAGATCCACATCTGGAAGGAAGAGACCCCGGACCGCCCCTGGGTCCCCGGCGCGCGGGAGCGCATCCGTCTCAACGGCCACCGCGAGGACCCCTTCTCCTACGAGGAGGCCCTGGAGCTGATGGACGAGGCCGGCGTCAACCGGGCGCTGATCCTGCCGCCGTCCTGGGAGGGCGACCGCATCGACTACGCCCTGGAGGCCTGCGAGGCGCACCCCGACCGCTTCGGCATCATGGCCCGCATCCCGCAGAACAAGCCCGAAGAGGGCAAGGCGATGCTGAAGGACTTCGCGCAGAACCCGCATGTGAAGGGCACGCGCCTGACCTTCCATCGGCCGCAGGACCGCAACTGGATGATCGACGGCACCAACGACTGGTACTGGCCGATCGCCGAGGAACTGCGCATCCCGACGATGGTCCACGCCCCGATCTGGAAGCGCGAGCTCGGCCAGATCGCCGCCACGCACCCCGAGCTGAAGATCATCATCGACCACATGGGCATCATGGCCCGCTGCGTCGACGACGCGATCGGCTACTGGGTCCAGGAGACCGCCGACCTGCACGTCCACCCGAACATCTACGTGAAGGTCTCGGCCCTCCCCGGCTACTCCACCCAGCCCTTCCCGAACAACAACATCCAGAAGTACGTGCGCGAGATGGTCGACAGGATGGGCCCGCAGCGCTGCTTCTACGGCACCGACATCACCCGGCTGCTCGGGCACGGCATCACCTACACCGACACGATCGAGCAGTTCACCAAGCACTGGGACTTCACGCCCGAGGAGCTTGAATGGATCATGGGCCGGGGTATCTCCGAGGTCCTGAACTGGCCGATCGAGGGCTGAGGAAGCACGAGAGATGACCGACACGCGCAACACTCCGGGCGCCGACGGCGGCGACGCTCTCGTAACCGCCTTCAACGCCGTCGGCGCCGACTACATCTTCTGCTCGTCGGGCTCCGAGTGGGCCCCCGTGTGGGAGTCCCTGGCCCGACGCCACCGGGACGGCCTGCCCTGCCCCGAGTACCTCGACCTCACCCACGAGACCGTCGCGGTCGGCATGGCCACGGGCTACGGACTCATCAGGCGCCGCCCCCAGGGCGTCCTGCTGCACGCGGCCCCCGGTCTGCTGCAGGGCTCCATGGCGGTGCACGGCGCGCTCCTGGCCGGCGTTCCGATGGTGGTCTCCTCGTCCGAGTCCACCACGTACGGCGACGGGCCGGGCCAGGACCCGGGCGGCCAGTGGTACCGAAACCTGTCCATCGTGGGCGGCCCGCACCAGGTGGCGCAGCCCTTCACCAAGTGGTCCACCGAGGCCGCCAGCGTCCACACGCTGCCGACCATGGTGGCGCGGGCGGCGGAGCTGGCCTGGCGGGCGCCCGCCGGACCGGCGTACCTCAACATCCCGCTGGAGATCCTCCTGGAGGACTGGGACGGCCGCGAGGCCAAGCCCATCGTGGCGCCCGGCTCCACGCACAGCTCACCCGAGGAGGTCGACCCCGTCGCCCAGCTGATCCGCGAGGCTGTCAACCCGGTGATCGTCACGGAGACGGCGGGCCGCGAGGCGGGCGGCTTCGAGGCTCTCGTCGCCTTCGCGGAGGCCTGGAACATCCCGGTCGTCGAGCCCGACTCCGCGGTGTGCGGCAACTTCCCCCGCACGCACCCCCTGCACGCCGGCAGCGACATCGGCCCGTGGATGGACGAGGCGGACCTGATCCTCCTGGTCAACTGCCGCGCGCCCTTCTACCCGCCCTCCCGCCGCCCGTCCAGGGCGAAGGTCGTGGTCGTCGACGAGGTGCCGCAACGACCGCATGTGGTCTACCAAGTGCTGTTCGCCGACCGGTACCTGGAGGGGAACGTCGCCAACACCCTGCGCCAGCTGACGAAGCGGGCGAAGGACCTCGACGAGACCGCGGTCGCTTCTCGCCGTACCGCCCAAGAGGCGCGGCACGCCCAGGAGTCGGCCGCGATCGCCGCCGCCGAGGCCAAGGCGGCCGACGCGGAGGGCATCGACCCCGTCCTCGTCGCCGCGACCCTGCGCAAGCTCCTCGACGGCAAGGACGGCATCGTCGTCGACGAGACGATCACCCACAGCCGCGTGGTGAAGCGGCACGTCCAGACCGCCGACCCCGACTCGTACTTCTACGTGCAGGGCGGCCTCGGCCAGGGCATCGCGGTCGCGCTCGGCGTCAAACTCGCCGCGAAGGAGCGTCCGGTGGTGCTCACGATCGGCGACGGCGCCTTCACCTACAACCCGGTCATCCCGTCGTACGACGCATCGAAGGCGTACGAACTCCCGCTGCTGATCGTGGTGTTCAACAACCGCGTCTACAAGTCGATGAACCTCAACCACCGGCGCTTCTACCCCGAGGGAGCGGCGGCCGAGACGGGGGAGTGGCTCGGCACCGACCTGCACCGCCTACCCCGACTGGCCGCCTTCGCCGAGCCGTTCGACATGCACACCGAGACCGTCGACACCCGGGAGGCGCTCGCGCCCGCGCTGGAGCGCGCCCTCAAGGCCGTGGCCGAGGGAACCACCGCCGTCGTCGACGTCCTCGTCACCCGCTGATCCAGGAGACCCCATGTCCACCACACCCCCCAAGAAGGTCCTGGTCCCCGCCGAGGACCTGCGCACCTTCTCCGCCGCGCTCCTCGAAAAGGGCGGCCTGAGCCCCGAGCACGCCGCCACCACCGCCGACGTGTTCGTCTGGGCCGCGCTGCGGGGCGTCGACTCGCACGGCATCGCCCGGGTCCCCGCCTACCTGGAGCTGCTGGCCAAGGGTGTCGCCAACGCCGGCGCCGACATCGAGGTCGAGTCGACCACCCCGGCCGCCGCGGTGATCGACGCCGACCGCGCCCCCGGCCCCGTCGCCCTGACCGCCGCCGCCGACGAGGCCGTACGACGGGCCCGCGAGACCGGGATCGCCTCCGTGGGTGTACGGCGGACCGTGCACACCGGCGCCATCGGGTACTACGTCTCCCGGATCGCCGAACAGGGCCTGGTCGGCATCGGCTTCGTGGCCGGCATGCCCAACATGGGCTACACCGGCGTCAAGGGCGCCGCGGTCGCCACCAGCCCCCTCGCCATCGCCGTACCGGCCCGCGACCACGCCCCGCTGCTCCTCGACATGGCCACTGCCACCATCGCCCTCGGCAAGATCCGCCAGGCGAAGGCGAGCGGCACCCCGCTGCCCGAGGGTGCCGCAGCGACGGGGGACGGCACCCCGACCACCGACCCGGAGCGGGCGGTCATGCCGTTGCCGCTGGGCGGCGTCAAGGGATCGGGCATGTCACTGGCATTCGAGCTGCTGACGAGCGTGCTGGTCGGCGCGCCGATCTTCTCGTCCTTCCACTCCGACGACCCGGCCGGCCGCAAGCACCGCCAGAACGCCCTGCTCATCGCCGTGGACCCGGCCGCCTTCGGCGACCCCGACGTCTTCAGCGCGGACGTCGACACCACGCTGAGCACCCTCAAGGGCCTGCCGGTGGCGGACGGGGTGGACGGGGTGCACTACCCGGGCGAGCGCAGCGCGGCCGTGGCGGCGGAGCGCGGGGAGCGGGGCATCCCCGTGGCGCCGAA
It includes:
- a CDS encoding methionine synthase II (cobalamin-independent)-like protein, whose amino-acid sequence is MADTFNYRIDHHGSLVRPNDLATVGVEQAVQDAVAYQRKLRSTVVTDGDFPREDFRSAVFGAVSGFRRTDEVGPDGLTRWVAESLPKANGPLVADWAERLASLTVIAPKVSLPSPAYLAATAYQEGLGPSSARELGEALAEIIRAEIELLVSKGVRLIQLNNPLLLDTATGALSFEDALAVDALAVRLDERPEAVRIAMSPGWTAPTTVDPARAEQLYAGIPADRWILPFDQGTAAELALVRALPEDRDFCLGVVDATTPELEDIDTVMERLDAVGEFKDLEDGAVSPSRGFADVANRPLLTAEAQRKKLVLVETIARYVWGNEF
- a CDS encoding VOC family protein; this encodes MSKEPRYIHHVNFPTTDPDRTAEWYTKVFGMKRIMPKSNTRVVLMTRGNFDLHFTPVEEMERMAPYHFAVEVDDWDEFLAHLTELGIRHTRPIERPENQSKFCYIHDPDHTMIELVYHGRRPN
- a CDS encoding Ldh family oxidoreductase, which translates into the protein MSTTPPKKVLVPAEDLRTFSAALLEKGGLSPEHAATTADVFVWAALRGVDSHGIARVPAYLELLAKGVANAGADIEVESTTPAAAVIDADRAPGPVALTAAADEAVRRARETGIASVGVRRTVHTGAIGYYVSRIAEQGLVGIGFVAGMPNMGYTGVKGAAVATSPLAIAVPARDHAPLLLDMATATIALGKIRQAKASGTPLPEGAAATGDGTPTTDPERAVMPLPLGGVKGSGMSLAFELLTSVLVGAPIFSSFHSDDPAGRKHRQNALLIAVDPAAFGDPDVFSADVDTTLSTLKGLPVADGVDGVHYPGERSAAVAAERGERGIPVAPKARRELADYADKFGIALPESLA
- a CDS encoding alpha/beta fold hydrolase; protein product: MPIADSDGTSIYYERHGSGPAILFVHGSGGHHAAWWQQVAALREEFTVFTVDLRGFGKSDSSMDEFDGQDFPGDVVAVLDQEDITDAMLVGQSIGSVAALRAGLLRPHRVSSVVLGHSLGGISHPELRELAAADRAEAVKLPVIDRLLTKEFQTGRADLTFLFQQMGTFNVARMQDLRNLDTDGPSLEEIQASGVKVAFLAGEKDAVLSVKTVTRAHELLPDSHLEIVEGAPHSMYWETPDKYNAAVARLRRTLTAPKEAA
- the lhgO gene encoding L-2-hydroxyglutarate oxidase — encoded protein: MADETVGIVGAGIVGLATAREIALSRPGTRVVVFEKEKEVSLHQTGHNSGVVHAGIYYKPGSLKADLTVRGVSLLREYCADRELPYREIGKLVVAVREDELGRMNDLYERARNNHVPDLRKISRAEIREIEPNAGGFAALHSPRTAITDYPAIARAFAKDVVDSGGEVRLGFPVTSLTNVPGGIEVASGQERVRVDRLILCAGLQSDVVAGLAQDKREPRIVPFRGEYMLLRPERTNLVRGLIYPVPDPRYPFLGVHFTPRVDGSVEVGPNAVLAMAREGYTRTRVSPRDLLGLAAYPGAWKMAAQHWRTGIKEYRGSFFATAFMKDAKLYVPGVSVRDVVRGGAGVRAQALDRDGTLVDDFRIHQVGRVTAVRNAPSPAATASMAIAEHIVEAVFRNPAEI
- a CDS encoding amidohydrolase family protein, whose product is MFVVDTQIHIWKEETPDRPWVPGARERIRLNGHREDPFSYEEALELMDEAGVNRALILPPSWEGDRIDYALEACEAHPDRFGIMARIPQNKPEEGKAMLKDFAQNPHVKGTRLTFHRPQDRNWMIDGTNDWYWPIAEELRIPTMVHAPIWKRELGQIAATHPELKIIIDHMGIMARCVDDAIGYWVQETADLHVHPNIYVKVSALPGYSTQPFPNNNIQKYVREMVDRMGPQRCFYGTDITRLLGHGITYTDTIEQFTKHWDFTPEELEWIMGRGISEVLNWPIEG
- a CDS encoding aldehyde dehydrogenase family protein, yielding MRTLETLSGGEWVATGEWIDVHDPADVRVPVARVPALAAKDVTRAYDHAERGFGVWKRTSPFERSRVFSEAARLIRERVEEIAADVTAENGKTLTEATGETLKAADFLEYYAGLARQGYGTLLHDVRPNHRTHTQREPIGVILVISPWNDPLITPARKLAPLLAAGNAAVFKPATETPLSGLHFARALHDAGLPAGVLNVVTGRTAEIEEALLDDPRIVGITFTGSNEVGNRIRRRLADRNVRFQGELGGKNASVVLRDAHLPAAAKAVVAASFGQAGQRCTATSRVIVERPVYDEFTRLLVAEVEALRIGPGSDPATTLCPLSSPKQRDSVLADIDKALAQGATVLTGGTADTEGEREHGCYVRPTVLAGITPETAIWREEVFGPVIALLAVEDFATAVEAVNDSDFGLAAAVFTRDLASAYRFADEAECGQIAINTTTPGWDVHLPFGGFRDSGTGYKEQGEEVLKFSTRVKTVAISLGEAVRG
- a CDS encoding putative quinol monooxygenase, coding for MAYTVIARYHCDPADEATVRAALLKVREHTRAEPANLAYEVHAEVGEQGSFVLYEQYADQDGFEAHKAADHFRELIVETVWPLLTDRSVTFAESL
- a CDS encoding fumarylacetoacetate hydrolase family protein — protein: MRYARVRVDGRPVWGLVGEEDVELLSGSPIEGEPDVVGAVARSTAVWLPPVVPPVFYAVGMNYPRHIAHAGVETPARPEIGYRANNALTGHGSPIVKPAEVEGRFEAEPELVAVIGRTLRHATHEEARGAVFGWTIGNDVSARTWQHSDRTFWRSKNSDTFKPMGPWIETDVDALAQTTTMRVNGEIRAQFPTGDMVFDPFDYLVQMTRHLTVHPGDVLWMGAESVCRIEPGDTVDVEISGIGVLSNPVQLEGNQP
- a CDS encoding thiamine pyrophosphate-dependent enzyme, which translates into the protein MTDTRNTPGADGGDALVTAFNAVGADYIFCSSGSEWAPVWESLARRHRDGLPCPEYLDLTHETVAVGMATGYGLIRRRPQGVLLHAAPGLLQGSMAVHGALLAGVPMVVSSSESTTYGDGPGQDPGGQWYRNLSIVGGPHQVAQPFTKWSTEAASVHTLPTMVARAAELAWRAPAGPAYLNIPLEILLEDWDGREAKPIVAPGSTHSSPEEVDPVAQLIREAVNPVIVTETAGREAGGFEALVAFAEAWNIPVVEPDSAVCGNFPRTHPLHAGSDIGPWMDEADLILLVNCRAPFYPPSRRPSRAKVVVVDEVPQRPHVVYQVLFADRYLEGNVANTLRQLTKRAKDLDETAVASRRTAQEARHAQESAAIAAAEAKAADAEGIDPVLVAATLRKLLDGKDGIVVDETITHSRVVKRHVQTADPDSYFYVQGGLGQGIAVALGVKLAAKERPVVLTIGDGAFTYNPVIPSYDASKAYELPLLIVVFNNRVYKSMNLNHRRFYPEGAAAETGEWLGTDLHRLPRLAAFAEPFDMHTETVDTREALAPALERALKAVAEGTTAVVDVLVTR
- a CDS encoding GlcG/HbpS family heme-binding protein, whose protein sequence is MTSLTLDAAEEIIDAAHKRAQAIGKAVSVAVVDAGGFPIAIRRPDGARPLTPDIARAKAYTAAIMQRPGKMLKKWQESQPVFFSQLSQLPGAALPIMATEGSVTIKKDGEIIGGLGIAGGTADEDQQIAEEVLRSLGYELEFAAWGVSGKPSDKDA